Genomic segment of Umezawaea sp. Da 62-37:
GCGTTCTCCGGCGGCCCTTCCTCGCTTCTTGCCCGAAGATTGTTCAACAATCCTCACATAGCCCGTAAGGTGGACGGCATGCGGCTGCGGCGGTGCGGTTCGGAGGCGGTGCTGGTCGAGGTCGACTCGCTTGGCGAGGTGGCCGCGGTGCGGGTCGCCGTTCGCGCGGCCGAACTGCCGGAAGTGGTGGACGTCGTGCCCGCGGCCCGGACGGTGTTGATCTCGGTTCGCCCCGGCGCGGACCTGGGGACCGTGCGGCGGGTGCTGGACGCGGTCGACCTGGGCCGGGCGGTGGAGGTCGGGTCCCGCGAGGTGCGGATACCGGTGCGGTACGACGGGCCGGACCTGGACCTGGTGGCGCGGACGGCGGAACTGAGCACCGCCGAGGTCGTGGAGCTGCATTCGGGCGCCGAGTACGAGGTGGCGTTCTGCGGGTTCGCGCCGGGGTTCGGGTACCTCGTGGGACTGCCCGAGGCGTTGCGGCAGCCGCGGTTGGACAGTCCGCGCACGAAGGTGCCCGCGGGGTCGGTGGCGATCGCCGGGGAGTTCACGGCGGCCTACCCCCGTGCCACACCAGGGGGATGGCGGTTGCTGGGGCGGACCGACGTGGCGCTGTTCGACGCGCGCCGTGACGAGCCCGCGCTGCTCGCCCCCGGTGACCGGGTGCGGTTCGAGGTGGCCGGGTGAGGCGGCTGACCGTGCTGCGGACCGGTCCGCAGGCCCTGGTGCAGGACCTGGGGCGGCCGGGGTACGCGCATCTCGGCGTGCCGCCGTCGGGCGCGCTCGACATGCCCGCCCTGCGGCTGGCGAACCGGCTGGCGGGGAACCCGGAATCCGCGGCGGGGCTGGAAGTGCTGCTCGGCGGACTTGCCGTCCGGGCAAGGTGCTCGTGCACGGTCGTGGTGACGGGGCCGCGGGTTCCGGTGCTGCGCAACGGGAAGCCGGTCGGGTCGCACGCGCCGGTGCACCTGGCGTGCGATGACGTGCTGGAGATCGGCACGCCCGAGGACGGGTTGCGCTGCTACGCGGCGGTGTCCGGCGGTATCGCGGTGGAGGCCGAACTGGGGAGCCGGTCGACCGACCTGCTGTCCGGGATCGGGCCGGAACCGCTGCGCGCCGACGACGAACTGCCGCTCGGGCCGGTGGTCGCGCCCGCGGTGGGCATCGACGTGCTGGCGCCGACGCGGGTGCCCGCGGAACTGGCGGTGGCGGTGCTGCTCGGCCCCCGTGACGACTGGTTCGACTTGCCCGTGCGGCAACTCGCGGCCGGGCGGTGGACGGTGTCGGAGCGGAGCAACCGGGTCGGCATGCGGCTGACCGGGACCGCGCTGGAGCGCGGGGCGCGCTTCGCGGGCCGGGAACTGGCCAGCGAGGGCATCCCGACCGGGGGCGTGCAGGTGCCCGCGGACGGGCAGCCGGTGGTGTTCCTGGCCGACCACCCGACGACCGGCGGATACCCGGTGATCGGGGTGGTGCCCGCCGCGGAGTTGGCGCTGCTGGCCCAAGCGCGGCCGGGTACCGCGTTCCGGTTCCGCCCGCGGGCCTGATCCGGTCCGGGTCCGTTGTTCCGTTGACCGGGGTCAGGATGGTCAATCGGCAGGAAACCGCGTGGCTGCGGAAAAGGATTGCCCAGCACGATGTTCCGGGAGATGTCCGATGACATCGGCGTGTTGATCAACGCCGGTCCGGAGCAGTCCTTCCCGGAAAGGCCGCCCCGGCGTCGGAACGGCCTTTCCGGAAATGATCTCGCGCATTCACGGCGGTCCCGCCGCCGCGGGAAGAACCCCGTCGCGACCGGAATCCGACGGGGCCGCGGGTGGAATTCCTAGTACTCGGACTCGTAGAGGTCGGCCAGCTCCGCGTGGATCACCGAGGAATCGGTGAGCGCCTTCCCGTCCAGCGTGTGCACGCGGGTGATCTTGCGAACGCTGGACAACAGGAACACGCCGTCGGCGGCGTGCAGGTCGGCCGTCGCGACGGGTTCGACCACCACGGTCCAGCCCTCGCGCTCGGCCGCGCGGAACAGGGCGGCCTGCGTGGTGCCGGGCAGGATGCCGAGGGTCGCGGGCGGGGTCGTGAGGGTGCGGCCGTTGACCGTGACCAGCGTCGAGGTCGGGCCTTCCAGCACGCCCCCGTCGGGCGTGGTGAACACGACCTCCTCGGCGCCCCGGCGCTCGGCCTCGCGCAGCGCGGCCATGTTGACCGCGTACGACAGCGTCTTGGCGCCCAGCAGCAGCCACGGGGCGCGCTCGGCGAGGCCGGGCTCGACGCCGCGGTCCAGCGTGATGGCCGAGAGGCCCGCTTCCCGCTGGGTGAGCGTCTTGGCCGCGATCGGCATGCCCAGCGCGAACCCGGTGGGCGTGCCGTCGCCGCCCTCGACGCCGCGGGTGTAGACGAGCTTCAGGGCCATCTCGGTGCCGCCGGACCAGTTGTCCAGCACGAGGGTGAGAGCCCGCTCGAACGAGGCCCGGTGGGGTTCCGGGAGGTCGAGCATCTCGGCGGACCGGGCCAGCCGGTCGAGGTGGGGGTCCAGTTCCCGCGGCTTGCCGTTGACGACCAGGACCGTCTCGAAGATGCCGTCGCCGCGCATCAATCCGAGGTCGTCCACCCGCAGCAGCGGGGCGTCCGGGTCGGCCAGTGTTCCGTCGAGAAGTGCCAGCACTCGCATACGGGGCAGCCTACTCACGGCCTACCATCACCATCGTGGAGACCGCAAGCAGCCGCAAGGCTCTGCGCAAGACGCTGCACGAGCGCGGCATGCGCATGACACCCCAGCGACAGCTCGTGCTCGACGCGGTGCGCGAACTGGAGCACGCCACCCCCGAGCAGATCTGCCAACGCGTCCAGGCCACGGCGTCGACCGTGAACATCACGACGATCTACCGGACGCTGGACCTGCTGGACAAGCTCGGCCTGGTCCGGCACACCCACCTCGGCCACGGCGCCCCGACCTACTCGGCGGACGACCACGAGCACGTGCACCTGGTCTGCCACCGCTGCGGGCGGACCGACGAGATCCCGTGCGAGATCCTCGACGGCCTCGCCGGAACACTCGGCGACTCCTACGGGTTCGAACTGGACGCAAGCCACCTCGCGCTTTCCGGCACCTGTCGGGACTGCCTGGAACAGGAGAACGAGTGATCTCACCGCTGCTCGCCGTGCCGGGTGCCATCGCACCGTTCGACGGCCTCCCCGACCAGGGGGTGCCGTGGCACTTCGGGGACCCGTTCGCCGAACAGCGGTCGGCCGCCCGATCCGTCGCCGTCTTCGACCGCTCGCACCGGGGCGTGATCGCCGTGCCCGGTGAGGACCGGCTGACCTGGCTGCACTCGCTGACCAGCCAGCACTTCACCGCGCTGGCCGAGGGCCGGGGCACCGAGGCGCTGGTCCTGGACGTCCAGGGCCGGGTCGAGCACCACGCGGTCGTCGCCAACGTCGACGGCACCGTGTACCTCGACATGGAGGCCCGGACCACCGAGCCGCTGCTCAAGTACCTCGACTCGATGCGCTTCTGGTCGAAGGTCGACCCGCGCGACGCGACGGCGGAACTCGCCGTGCTGTCCCTGGTCGGCCCGGAGGTCACCGCCCTGCTCGCGAAGCTCGACCTGCCGGTCCCCGGCAAGCCGGACGAGGCGCTCGGCCTCCCCGGCGGCGGCTTCGCCCGGCGCATGACCTGGCCCGGCCACGACGCCGTCGACCTGCTCGTGCCCCGCGCGGAGCTGCCTGCCTGGTGGCAGCGGCTGACCGACGCGGGCGCCCGGCCCGCGGGCTCGTGGGCGTTCGAGGCGCTGCGCGTCGAATCGCTGCGACCCCGCCTCGGGATCGACACGGACGAGAAGACCATCCCGCACGAGGTGAACTGGATCGGGTCGGCGGTGCACCTGGACAAGGGGTGCTACCGGGGCCAGGAGACCGTGTCGAAGGTGCACAACGTCGGACGGCCGCCGCGCCGGATGCTGCTGCTGCACCTGGACGGGTCCCGCGAGGTGCAGCCGGAGACCGGCGATCCGGTGGTGCTGGGCGAGCGGGTCGTCGGTCGGGTCGGCAGCGTGGCGCTGCACCACGAGCTGGGGACGATCGCGCTGGCGCTGATCAAGCGGTCGGTGCCGGTGGACGCGGACCTGCTGCTGGGGGTCGACGACCGCGTTGTGCAGGGGTCGATCGACCCGGACTCGATCCCGCCGGACACCCCGGCGCTGGGCCGGGAGGCGGCTCGGAACCTGGGCCGCTAACGCGGTGACCCCGCCACGTGCGTAGTGCACGTGGCGGGCTCGTCCCCGCGCCGCGAACACCCCGGCGAGTCCTGGGGTGAGCTGGGCTTTTCCCGAGCGCGGCGGGAATTGTCGGTAGCGCCCGGTACAACTCCTCCTGTCCGGTTTTCGGCGACGGAGGGGGTTCGTCTTGAGGAAGTTCTTGGCCGGGGTGCTCGCGCTGGGCGTCGTTCTGGGCGGGGTGGGCGTGGCACGGGCGTCGGGCGACTGGGTCGCGCACGCCCAGGTGATCCCGGTGCTCGCGAGGAACGTGGCCGACGGCACGACCGTGGCGGATGTGCACGAGGGACGGCAGGGCCTGCCGGTGCCGTGCTGCGAGGAGGTCCGGTCGGTCGGGCACTGGCAGGGGGCGAGCCCGTTCGCCATCGGCCTGCGGGTGCTGGGCGGCGGGGTCGACGGCGGTTACGGGGGCGTCGACGAGCACTTCCGGCTGGTGGACGCCGACGGCGGCACGATCTACTCGCTGCTCGAAGCGGACAGCTCGGTCGGGTGCGCGCCGGACGGGACCGCGCGGAGCGACACCGGGGCCGTGCGGGTGCAGACCGGGGCGGGGTACCGCTGGGTCGACGGGACGCGGCCGGAGCTGACGACCGGCGTGCCGGTGGACGCGGCGACGGTGGCGGACTTCGAGCTGGTCAGGATCACCGGGGCCGCGCAGGTCGAGGAGTTCACCGGCGCTTGGGCGGCGGACGTGGCGGCCGGGTCGGGCTGGGTGCTCGACGCGCGGCTCAGGGACTCGGCGACCGGTGCGGAGACGGCCCACCACCGCTTCCTGGTGGCGGCGGGCTACTGCTCGGCTCGGTCAGGTCCCGCAGCAGGAACCGGGCGGTAGCGGCGGCCGCGGCCGCGAGCACGAGCGAGGCCTGCCAGGAGACCGCGACGGCCACCCACCCGGTCAGGGCCGGGGTGATCGTGGCGCTCAGGTAGTTCGCCGAGTTCTGCATGCCCAGCGCGGTGCCGCTGCTGCCGTCGGGCGCCAGCTCGACGGCGGCGGTCACCGCGAGGCCGTTCCAGCACACCGCCAGCGCGGTCGTGGGCACCAGCGCGGTCGCCAGCAGCCACAAGGGGGCGTCGACCAGCAGGGCGCACAGCAGGAAGAAGGCGGTCACCACCACGGCGACGGTCCGCAGCGGGTCCAGCCTGCTGCGGACCGCGTCGGACCACACGCCCGCGCCGAGCCTGCCCGCGCCGCCGAGCACCTGGGCGGCCGCGAACAGGCCCGAAGCGAGTCCGAGCGCCACGCCGCGGTGGTCGTGCAGCAGTTCCACCATCAGGGCGGCAGCGGTGAACTGGGGCACCACCAGCAGGCCGCTGGCGGTGCTCAGGCGGATCAGCCTCGGGTCGCGCAGCACGACGCCCTGGCCGTGCGCGGACCGGACGGCGCCGGGTGGTTCCCGGATGAACACCGCGATGGCGACGGCCACCAGCGCGGTGAAGGCGCTCAGCGCCACGAAGGCGGCGGGCACACCGGCGTTCGCGGCGACCACCGGCAGCACGACGGCGGCCAGCGCCGCGCCCACCGGCGTGGCGGTCTGCCGGATGCCCATGGCCAGGCCGCGGCGGTCGGCGGTGAACCAGCTCATGACCGCCCGGCCACTGGCGGCGTTCACGCTGGCCCCGAAGACACCCGCGCCGAACAGCGCCAGTCCGGCGAGCAGCGCGTTCCCGGTCGCGACCAGCGCCAGGAAGGCGGCGGCGCCGACCCCGCCGATGGTCATCACCAGCCGTTCGCCGCGGCGGTCGGCCATCGCGCCCCAGGGGACGAGGGTGAGCATCGTGCCCAGGTTGACCGCGCCGATGAGCAGGCCGACCTGCGGCAGCGTGAGGTCGAAATGCGCTCTGAGCTGCGGCGTCAGCGCGGGAAGTCCGAGGAAGACCGCCGCGTTCGTGCCCTGCGCGAGCGCGCCGACGCCGAGGACCACCCACCGATAACGACCTGCCATGTCCTGCACGCTAGGTCCGCCGCCCACTCTTCGGGAAGAAATTTCCACTGACTGGGATGGCATCGAACATGCGAGGGCCAGGGGACGTTCGCGAGGAGGTGGGCGAATGCCGCCCGGAAGTCCGGAGTGGACGACACGGCGTACGCACGACTAGTGCATTTGCACGTGCAGAACGAAGAAAACCGCCCGACCCGCCCGGTGGGGCACGTCGAAGCGGCAGTGGTCCGCCGTGCCCGAGCGGTGCCGGGCGGTCGGGTGGAGCGCGGATCAGTCCTTGACGATCCGGTGGTTCGGTCGGCTGCGCTCGTCCGCGAGCAGGTCGTCCACCGAGGCGCTGCCGCTCTGGTAGCGGCCCGCGATCTCCGCGTTGAGCTGGTCCATCACGACCTGCACCTGGCGCCTGCGCTGCGAAACCGACGCTTCCTCACCGATGAAGGTGCGCAGCGTCAGGTCGAGCCTCTCGTCGGACAGGGTGCTGACGTCGGACAGGTCCACGTCCGAGACCAGCGCTTCCACGTGCCGCTGGTGGGCGTCGGCCCGCGACGGCTCGTGCGTCTGGTACCGGCCGAGACCGGTCGACGGGCCCACCGCGTTGGACGCGAGGATCGTCGCCAGCTGGTCGACGACCGACGATCCGCCGTCGGTCCGGCGCAGCTTCTCGGCACGCACGATGTCGATCCGCGCGTGCAGCAGTCGTCGTAGGTAGGAGAGGTCGGTCTCTTCTTGCGCCGCTTCGTCGCGCAACGCGCGCACGTCGGCGAGAGGGCGCTGCTCGACGCCCTCTGCGTAGTCAGGGGCGAGCACCCGGTCGATACGGCGGCGTCCGCCAGGACGCACCTCGATCACGTACTCATCCTGAGGTAGATCCTGCTCAGCCGCCAACACGAACCTGCTTCCAAAGTGGTGTCAAACCCGTACCGGACCGTGCACACCCAGTAGTTCCCGTGCCTCGACCACCGGCAGCGGCGGCCGTTGAGCGATCTTCGCCAGCCCGGCGGCCCTGGCCACCAGCTGCACGTC
This window contains:
- a CDS encoding aminodeoxychorismate lyase, producing MRVLALLDGTLADPDAPLLRVDDLGLMRGDGIFETVLVVNGKPRELDPHLDRLARSAEMLDLPEPHRASFERALTLVLDNWSGGTEMALKLVYTRGVEGGDGTPTGFALGMPIAAKTLTQREAGLSAITLDRGVEPGLAERAPWLLLGAKTLSYAVNMAALREAERRGAEEVVFTTPDGGVLEGPTSTLVTVNGRTLTTPPATLGILPGTTQAALFRAAEREGWTVVVEPVATADLHAADGVFLLSSVRKITRVHTLDGKALTDSSVIHAELADLYESEY
- a CDS encoding biotin-dependent carboxyltransferase family protein, whose protein sequence is MRRLTVLRTGPQALVQDLGRPGYAHLGVPPSGALDMPALRLANRLAGNPESAAGLEVLLGGLAVRARCSCTVVVTGPRVPVLRNGKPVGSHAPVHLACDDVLEIGTPEDGLRCYAAVSGGIAVEAELGSRSTDLLSGIGPEPLRADDELPLGPVVAPAVGIDVLAPTRVPAELAVAVLLGPRDDWFDLPVRQLAAGRWTVSERSNRVGMRLTGTALERGARFAGRELASEGIPTGGVQVPADGQPVVFLADHPTTGGYPVIGVVPAAELALLAQARPGTAFRFRPRA
- a CDS encoding aerial mycelium formation protein; this encodes MIEVRPGGRRRIDRVLAPDYAEGVEQRPLADVRALRDEAAQEETDLSYLRRLLHARIDIVRAEKLRRTDGGSSVVDQLATILASNAVGPSTGLGRYQTHEPSRADAHQRHVEALVSDVDLSDVSTLSDERLDLTLRTFIGEEASVSQRRRQVQVVMDQLNAEIAGRYQSGSASVDDLLADERSRPNHRIVKD
- a CDS encoding folate-binding protein encodes the protein MISPLLAVPGAIAPFDGLPDQGVPWHFGDPFAEQRSAARSVAVFDRSHRGVIAVPGEDRLTWLHSLTSQHFTALAEGRGTEALVLDVQGRVEHHAVVANVDGTVYLDMEARTTEPLLKYLDSMRFWSKVDPRDATAELAVLSLVGPEVTALLAKLDLPVPGKPDEALGLPGGGFARRMTWPGHDAVDLLVPRAELPAWWQRLTDAGARPAGSWAFEALRVESLRPRLGIDTDEKTIPHEVNWIGSAVHLDKGCYRGQETVSKVHNVGRPPRRMLLLHLDGSREVQPETGDPVVLGERVVGRVGSVALHHELGTIALALIKRSVPVDADLLLGVDDRVVQGSIDPDSIPPDTPALGREAARNLGR
- a CDS encoding MFS transporter; translation: MAGRYRWVVLGVGALAQGTNAAVFLGLPALTPQLRAHFDLTLPQVGLLIGAVNLGTMLTLVPWGAMADRRGERLVMTIGGVGAAAFLALVATGNALLAGLALFGAGVFGASVNAASGRAVMSWFTADRRGLAMGIRQTATPVGAALAAVVLPVVAANAGVPAAFVALSAFTALVAVAIAVFIREPPGAVRSAHGQGVVLRDPRLIRLSTASGLLVVPQFTAAALMVELLHDHRGVALGLASGLFAAAQVLGGAGRLGAGVWSDAVRSRLDPLRTVAVVVTAFFLLCALLVDAPLWLLATALVPTTALAVCWNGLAVTAAVELAPDGSSGTALGMQNSANYLSATITPALTGWVAVAVSWQASLVLAAAAAATARFLLRDLTEPSSSPPPPGSGGGPSPHRSPSP
- the pxpB gene encoding 5-oxoprolinase subunit PxpB, which gives rise to MRLRRCGSEAVLVEVDSLGEVAAVRVAVRAAELPEVVDVVPAARTVLISVRPGADLGTVRRVLDAVDLGRAVEVGSREVRIPVRYDGPDLDLVARTAELSTAEVVELHSGAEYEVAFCGFAPGFGYLVGLPEALRQPRLDSPRTKVPAGSVAIAGEFTAAYPRATPGGWRLLGRTDVALFDARRDEPALLAPGDRVRFEVAG
- a CDS encoding transcriptional repressor, coding for MRMTPQRQLVLDAVRELEHATPEQICQRVQATASTVNITTIYRTLDLLDKLGLVRHTHLGHGAPTYSADDHEHVHLVCHRCGRTDEIPCEILDGLAGTLGDSYGFELDASHLALSGTCRDCLEQENE